In Pseudothermotoga hypogea DSM 11164 = NBRC 106472, the following are encoded in one genomic region:
- the cas5b gene encoding type I-B CRISPR-associated protein Cas5b, producing the protein MDKLRVLKIKIYQPQAHFRIPFTYKRRLTYPIPPYSTVLGLIANMLGVKNVPGQEEPCVRESCECVYHKYKELKISICGKFKVKTTEYVWLRSLEKGWHTKRFGSTTNRCVGGHVEHIGGQMPCYVDVLNDVEILIHLYHRDRDFLELIEKNFLEPKNRTSTLHLGRAEDILVVNKIGFEELEFKPINGQFDYFFWVPQKMFGSSENVFDSIQGLTYDLPTFYRIRNGAREFDYVRVKLNDGDFGGIKAHYDNIEDVPVFLADPRGG; encoded by the coding sequence ATGGACAAGTTAAGGGTTTTGAAGATCAAAATCTATCAACCACAGGCTCATTTTAGAATCCCATTCACTTACAAAAGAAGGCTCACCTACCCCATACCACCGTACTCAACCGTGCTGGGTTTGATCGCCAACATGCTTGGTGTGAAAAACGTGCCTGGACAGGAGGAACCGTGCGTTCGTGAGAGCTGCGAGTGCGTCTATCACAAGTACAAAGAACTCAAGATATCGATTTGTGGCAAATTCAAAGTCAAAACAACTGAGTACGTTTGGCTAAGAAGCTTGGAGAAAGGTTGGCACACAAAAAGATTTGGAAGCACGACCAACAGATGTGTGGGAGGACACGTTGAACACATCGGAGGTCAAATGCCCTGCTACGTGGACGTTTTGAACGACGTCGAGATCTTGATTCACCTTTATCACAGAGACAGAGATTTTCTCGAACTGATCGAGAAGAACTTTTTGGAGCCGAAGAACAGAACGTCCACGCTTCATTTGGGAAGGGCAGAAGACATCTTGGTGGTGAACAAGATCGGTTTTGAAGAACTCGAATTCAAACCCATCAACGGGCAGTTCGACTATTTCTTCTGGGTCCCACAGAAGATGTTTGGTTCAAGCGAAAACGTGTTCGATTCGATTCAGGGTTTGACTTACGATCTTCCCACCTTCTACAGAATAAGGAACGGTGCGAGAGAGTTCGACTACGTGAGGGTGAAGCTGAACGATGGAGACTTCGGGGGGATCAAAGCCCACTACGATAACATCGAGGATGTCCCAGTTTTCTTGGCGGATCCAAGGGGTGGTTGA
- a CDS encoding CRISPR-associated helicase/endonuclease Cas3, translating to MNANATEKVKILAKTTDPRAGEVTLSRHVKDVLKVFEALRETLKIEEDLSEAVRIAIFLHDLGKVLPAFQIKQLRNRNYEPWDVVYEIPHSLFSIFLLNVDRLKKKLEEKFKERAEDLFNFLISSIAYHHWREGYEAFLISNKRELVAVCQKLKGEWEEPLLRNLRQELQDFEDYYLDLVGTNNELVEAILNGRKLVKLVVPPYKFDYEPLRKQMKKEWILISGILQRCDHFASWCEMEGFDELGKIEQKVEVNVRENIEKKIGSNAWQFSKINDLTDKNVVLIAPTGYGKTEFAFLWSNSEKLLYTLPLRVAVNQIHDRAEGIFGKDKVGLLHSDADLFLLEKGDEMVDPMKVYELSRQLSYPVIVSTGDQFFPYALRPPGYEKIFATLSHSRLVIDEIQAYDPKACAIIVKLIQWVQKMGGNFLLMTATLPEFVEGELPKEFEKINIYEEKKQDFEKIIKHKVQIEEIENEDSNFDLREKNIDEILRQARKGKRVLVILNTIKLAKKVFERLKSKLRDQGDDCKIFLLHSEFTFGDRRRKEVEILKHFGNPKPKDEKEAKVLVTTQVVEASLDIDADCLFTEICPLDALIQRMGRVIRRYIYANGRVLNKSDGKEYKLHQEIRLYDGSEPNVFVWVFKEGYQSGRGAVYSKDQIEQTKEIIKEEIRRTAEMSEFRKYEIVNDYYRSLRNSKKYLDEFYKTIEILNAGFMSERKSEAFQIFREIYSIPVIPESLEKHFVREIKKYSQKDSLSYSDFKLKVLSHFVVNVDARKYITKKAISLRPTKDLVYEANIEAEKGSRIERWLDGIYLCSGEYDPEEGFTPRETREAHIVD from the coding sequence ATGAACGCAAACGCCACGGAAAAGGTTAAGATCTTGGCAAAAACGACCGATCCTCGCGCGGGTGAGGTAACTCTTTCAAGGCATGTCAAAGACGTGCTGAAAGTCTTCGAAGCTTTGAGAGAGACCTTGAAGATAGAAGAAGACCTAAGCGAGGCTGTGAGGATCGCGATTTTTCTTCACGACCTTGGAAAGGTCCTACCCGCGTTTCAGATAAAACAGCTTCGAAACAGGAACTACGAACCTTGGGATGTGGTGTACGAAATACCCCATTCACTGTTCTCCATATTCCTGTTGAACGTGGATAGGCTGAAGAAGAAACTCGAGGAGAAGTTTAAAGAAAGGGCTGAAGATCTCTTCAACTTCTTGATCTCCTCGATCGCTTATCACCACTGGAGGGAAGGGTACGAAGCTTTTCTCATTTCGAACAAACGCGAACTCGTCGCGGTTTGTCAAAAGCTCAAAGGGGAATGGGAAGAACCCCTTTTGAGAAATCTCCGACAAGAACTCCAAGACTTTGAAGATTATTACCTTGATCTTGTTGGAACTAACAACGAGCTCGTCGAAGCCATTTTGAACGGAAGGAAACTTGTGAAACTCGTCGTACCACCGTACAAGTTCGACTACGAACCTTTGAGGAAGCAAATGAAAAAAGAGTGGATCCTCATCTCTGGAATTCTACAAAGATGTGATCACTTTGCTTCGTGGTGTGAAATGGAGGGATTCGACGAGCTCGGGAAAATCGAGCAAAAGGTCGAAGTGAACGTGAGGGAAAACATCGAAAAGAAGATAGGATCGAACGCCTGGCAGTTTTCAAAGATCAACGATCTGACCGACAAGAACGTGGTTCTCATCGCTCCAACTGGTTATGGTAAGACCGAGTTCGCCTTCCTGTGGTCTAACTCGGAAAAGCTCTTGTACACACTTCCCTTACGCGTCGCGGTGAACCAGATACACGACAGGGCTGAGGGGATCTTCGGGAAAGATAAAGTCGGTCTGTTGCACTCCGACGCAGACTTGTTCCTCTTGGAGAAGGGTGATGAGATGGTTGATCCAATGAAGGTTTATGAGCTTTCCAGGCAACTTTCGTACCCCGTGATAGTTTCAACTGGAGACCAGTTCTTCCCATACGCCTTGAGACCACCCGGCTACGAGAAGATATTTGCGACGCTCTCTCACTCTCGTCTCGTGATAGACGAAATCCAAGCCTACGATCCAAAGGCATGTGCGATAATCGTGAAGCTCATCCAATGGGTGCAGAAGATGGGTGGAAATTTCCTGCTGATGACGGCAACCTTACCAGAATTTGTGGAGGGGGAACTGCCGAAAGAATTCGAGAAGATAAACATCTACGAAGAGAAGAAGCAAGATTTCGAGAAGATCATCAAACACAAAGTGCAGATCGAAGAGATAGAAAACGAAGATTCGAACTTCGATCTCAGGGAAAAGAACATCGACGAGATTCTCCGTCAAGCTCGAAAGGGAAAGAGAGTTCTTGTGATCCTGAATACGATAAAACTGGCGAAGAAAGTCTTCGAAAGGTTGAAATCAAAACTGAGGGACCAGGGTGACGATTGCAAGATCTTCCTCCTCCATTCCGAGTTCACGTTCGGGGATAGAAGAAGGAAAGAAGTGGAGATCTTGAAACACTTCGGCAACCCAAAACCGAAGGATGAAAAAGAAGCCAAGGTACTGGTGACAACACAAGTTGTGGAAGCATCTTTGGACATAGATGCGGACTGCCTATTCACGGAAATCTGCCCGTTGGATGCCTTGATCCAACGAATGGGAAGGGTGATAAGAAGATACATTTACGCGAACGGAAGGGTTTTGAACAAAAGCGATGGGAAAGAGTACAAACTGCATCAAGAAATAAGACTCTACGACGGGTCAGAACCGAACGTCTTCGTGTGGGTATTCAAAGAAGGATATCAATCCGGTAGAGGTGCTGTTTATTCGAAAGATCAAATTGAGCAGACAAAAGAGATCATCAAAGAGGAAATCCGTCGAACAGCGGAAATGTCCGAATTTCGCAAGTATGAGATCGTCAACGATTATTACCGCTCGTTGAGAAACTCTAAAAAGTATCTCGACGAGTTCTACAAGACCATCGAGATACTGAACGCTGGTTTCATGTCCGAGAGAAAAAGCGAAGCTTTTCAAATATTCAGAGAGATTTACTCGATACCAGTGATACCGGAAAGCTTAGAGAAGCATTTCGTCAGAGAAATCAAAAAATACTCTCAAAAGGATAGTCTCAGTTACTCCGATTTCAAACTGAAAGTCTTGTCTCACTTCGTTGTGAACGTAGATGCACGAAAGTACATCACCAAGAAAGCGATATCGCTGCGTCCAACTAAAGATTTGGTGTACGAAGCGAACATTGAAGCTGAGAAGGGATCGAGGATTGAAAGATGGCTCGATGGGATATACCTCTGCTCTGGGGAATACGATCCTGAGGAAGGCTTCACACCCAGAGAAACTCGAGAGGCTCACATCGTAGACTGA
- the cas4 gene encoding CRISPR-associated protein Cas4, translating to MKINYLYVCERKLWLFDRGIQLEENSEKVLLGKLLSEYSYPSETRREVLIDDLIKIDVMGEEEIREIKYSNSLASANRIQILYYLYYLKMLGIERKGIINYPKMRRMEEVSLTPEAEREVEQAIKRVEEVLSSPRPPEVKRKSYCPKCAYYEFCFG from the coding sequence GTGAAGATCAATTATTTGTACGTCTGTGAAAGGAAACTGTGGTTGTTCGACAGAGGAATTCAGTTGGAAGAAAACTCTGAGAAGGTCTTGCTGGGAAAGCTTCTCAGTGAATATTCTTACCCAAGCGAAACGAGGAGAGAAGTCCTCATAGACGACTTGATAAAAATAGACGTGATGGGCGAGGAAGAAATCAGAGAAATCAAGTACAGCAACAGCTTAGCGAGCGCGAATAGAATTCAAATACTCTACTATCTTTATTATCTAAAAATGCTCGGGATCGAGAGAAAGGGGATCATAAATTATCCGAAAATGAGAAGAATGGAAGAAGTTTCGCTGACACCAGAGGCCGAAAGAGAAGTTGAACAAGCCATAAAGAGGGTTGAAGAGGTCCTGAGTTCACCCAGACCACCGGAAGTCAAGAGGAAGTCCTATTGTCCAAAATGCGCTTACTATGAATTTTGCTTTGGATAG